A window of the Brassica oleracea var. oleracea cultivar TO1000 chromosome C1, BOL, whole genome shotgun sequence genome harbors these coding sequences:
- the LOC106336961 gene encoding uncharacterized protein LOC106336961, with protein MSQSQFIGKSGVLGSGENTRKRLKISVPHFDNKDLIKQYDKTLIGRCLNPGAQDVKALIVMLPKIWKVEERVAGTDLGFGRLQFDFVEEEDIETVLKPQPFHFDYWMTALARWQPKMPQNFPSAIPFWIKVLGVPLEFWDASSFQSIGDALGETEEVDLDYGRIKVVIDVGKELIFDTTVDFVGGEFHEGDEAFISLKYEKLFGFCDHCFSLSHGLDECPLITRSLQKKKDVRELPISRQDDRARSYKGVVINGAMDQQGQGRDNRDHTGKGKGKMYEEPESRWVKVPEKRGTVEASDDGFLNLYDGEVEVSNEQVLEELPEVKEDEEINEETEGKEQPPGEVEKKKVVRKGLFKQTAVAGASSKARNIQAIISTRKRATNNTKPATRQGEGAKHHEEKGPSYPTATSSKP; from the exons ATGTCTCAGAGTCAATTTATTGGGAAATCTGGTGTTTTGGGGAGCGGGGAGAATACTCGCAAAAGGTTGAAGATTTCGGTTCCTCATTTTGATAACAAGGATCTTATCAAACAGTATGATAAGACTCTCATTGGGAGGTGTTTGAACCCTGGTGCACAAGATGTGAAAGCTCTTATAGTGATGTTGCCCAAAATATGGAAGGTGGAGGAGCGTGTTGCTGGAACGGATCTTGGTTTTGGGAGGCTTCAGTTTGATTTTGTTGAGGAGGAGGATATCGAGACAGTCCTCAAGCCGCAACCTTTTCACTTTGATTATTGGATGACTGCGCTGGCTCGTTGGCAGCCAAAGATGCCACAAAACTTTCCATCAGCCATACCGTTCTGGATTAAGGTTTTGGGCGTTCCTCTGGAGTTTTGGGATGCATCGTCCTTTCAAAGCATCGGTGACGCTCTTGGAGAAACAGAGGAAGTTGATCTTGATTATGGCAGGATCAAGGTGGTCATCGATGTGGGAAAGGAGTTGATTTTTGACACAACAGTGGATTTTGTCGGGGGAGAGTTCCATGAAGGAGATGAGGCCTTCATATCTTTGAAGTATGAGAAACTTTTCGGTTTCTGTGACCACTGTTTCTCTTTATCTCATGGTCTTGACGAGTGTCCTTTGATCACAAGGAGTCTCCAGAAAAAGAAAGACGTCAGGGAACTTCCGATAAGCAGACAGGACGACCGTGCTCGGAGCTACAAGGGTGTGGTGATCAATGGTGCAATGGATCAGCAGGGTCAGGGGAGAGATAATAGGGATCACACTGGAAAAGGAAAGGGGAAGATGTATGAGGAGCCTGAATCAAGATGGGTTAAGGTCCCCGAGAAGAGGG GAACTGTTGAGGCTAGTGATGACGGGTTTCTGAATCTATATGATGGTGAGGTGGAGGTGAGTAATGAACAGGTTCTGGAAGAACTCCCTGAGGTTAAAGAGGATGAAGAAATCAATGAGGAAACAGAGGGAAAGGAGCAACCCCCGGGTGAAGTGGAAAAGAAGAAGGTGGTGCGTAAAGGATTGTTTAAGCAAACGGCGGTGGCAGGGGCTTCCTCTAAGGCGCGCAACATCCAAGCTATCATATCTACTCGTAAGCGCGCAACCAATAACACCAAACCTGCCACTCGTCAAGGTGAAGGAGCAAAGCATCATGAGGAGAAGGGTCCTTCATACCCTACGGCCACCTCATCCAAACCCTAA
- the LOC106299164 gene encoding dirigent protein 16, translated as MMMIKQSPFLLLTAIFLFTVFVFAEALDPAPEDPVFELYMHDILGGGSPTARPITGLLGNIYNGQVPFAKQIGFTPPENGIAIPNANGALPTVNGINGVPLGTGLSGTAYSGQNLNGIQTQLGPDGLSLGFGTITVIDDILTSGPDLGSQPLGKAQGVYVASSGDGSTQMMAFTAMLEGGEYNDNLNFYGIYRIGSAMSHLSVTGGTGRFKNACGFAEVRPLIPSGQHFVDGAESLLRIIVHLKY; from the coding sequence ATGATGATGATTAAGCAATCACCATTCTTGCTTTTAACAGCAATCTTCTTGTTCACAGTTTTTGTTTTCGCAGAAGCACTTGATCCTGCACCTGAAGACCCCGTTTTCGAACTCTACATGCACGACATACTTGGAGGAGGCAGCCCCACAGCGAGGCCCATCACGGGTTTGCTCGGCAACATATACAACGGTCAAGTTCCTTTCGCAAAGCAGATTGGTTTCACTCCTCCAGAAAACGGTATAGCCATACCCAATGCAAACGGTGCACTCCCAACGGTTAACGGTATCAACGGTGTACCTCTCGGGACAGGCTTGTCTGGTACAGCTTACTCTGGTCAGAACCTGAACGGGATCCAGACTCAGCTAGGTCCTGATGGTCTGAGTCTCGGGTTTGGTACCATAACCGTGATCGATGACATACTCACATCTGGTCCTGACTTGGGTTCTCAGCCGCTTGGTAAGGCCCAAGGAGTTTATGTTGCAAGCTCTGGAGATGGAAGCACACAGATGATGGCTTTCACAGCTATGCTTGAAGGTGGAGAGTACAATGACAACCTCAACTTCTACGGAATTTACAGGATAGGAAGCGCCATGTCGCATCTGTCAGTGACTGGAGGAACAGGTAGGTTCAAGAATGCTTGTGGGTTTGCAGAGGTCAGGCCATTGATTCCATCTGGTCAACATTTTGTGGACGGAGCAGAGTCTTTGCTGAGGATCATTGTCCATCTTAAGTACTAA
- the LOC106316631 gene encoding uncharacterized protein LOC106316631: MQNGAHGVAKEQPRVTLYIILTTAFLSLCFLLSLSSSYHSSPPYTGSNGIRPDPRLFPSSSKIAADTSPPSIAYLISGSSGDSRRILRLLFAAYHPRNRYLLHLDSLATQSERNRLALTVGDVPIFRAARNVDVVGRPDFAYRRGSSPMASTLHGASILLRLSGAWDWFVDLSVDEYPLVTQDELLHILSHLPKDLNFVNHTSYIGWKESRRLKPVIVDPGLYLVEKTDMFFASQKRELPKAFKLFSGPSFSILSRSFIEHCVLGTDNFPRTLLMYLSNTPASLSNYFPTILCNSNLFKKTIINNNLLYQASNDTSKERRHQLDPKEFTEMVESGAAFARVSTFDDAVLDRIDHELLGRAHGEVVSGGWCLGDSGDNRSLCSVWGDSGILRPGSGSERLERLIVELLSNDWFRLHQCISE; encoded by the exons ATGCAGAACGGAGCACACGGAGTTGCGAAGGAGCAACCAAGAGTCACTCTTTACATAATCCTCACCACAGCCTTCCTCTCACTCTGCTTCCTCCTCTCTCTCTCATCCTCCTACCACTCCTCACCTCCCTACACCGGATCCAACGGCATCCGACCCGACCCGAGACTCTTCCCCTCGTCCTCCAAGATCGCCGCCGACACATCTCCCCCTTCCATCGCCTACCTCATCTCCGGATCTTCCGGCGACTCGCGTCGGATCCTCCGTCTCCTCTTCGCCGCTTACCACCCGAGGAACCGGTACCTTCTCCATCTCGACAGCTTGGCGACGCAGTCCGAGCGAAATCGGCTCGCCTTGACGGTGGGAGATGTGCCTATCTTCCGAGCCGCACGGAACGTTGATGTTGTGGGGAGGCCTGACTTCGCGTACCGGAGGGGGTCGTCTCCGATGGCGTCTACGCTTCACGGCGCTTCGATTCTGCTTAGATTGTCGGGGGCGTGGGATTGGTTTGTTGATCTCAGTGTGGACGAGTACCCTCTCGTTACTCAAGATG AGCTTCTTCACATTTTGTCGCATTTGCCTAAGGACTTGAACTTTGTGAACCACACTAGCTACATTGGCTGGAAAGA ATCGAGGAGGTTGAAGCCAGTGATTGTGGACCCAGGGCTCTATCTTGTGGAGAAAACAGATATGTTCTTTGCTTCACAGAAACGAGAGTTACCTAAGGCTTTCAAGCTATTCTCAG GTCCGTCTTTCTCCATCTTAAGCCGCAGTTTCATTGAGCACTGTGTCTTGGGCACTGACAACTTCCCTCGGACTCTACTCATGTACTTGTCCAACACACCTGCTTCCCTCTCCAACTACTTCCCAACTATCCTCTGCAACTCCAACCTCTTCAAAAAGACCATCATCAACAACAACTTACTCTACCAAGCGTCTAACGACACTTCCAAAGAAAGACGCCACCAGCTTGATCCCAAAGAGTTCACGGAAATGGTTGAATCAGGAGCAGCATTTGCAAGAGTGTCAACGTTCGACGACGCTGTCCTTGATCGCATAGATCATGAGCTTCTGGGACGCGCACATGGTGAAGTTGTGTCTGGTGGCTGGTGTTTGGGAGATTCTGGAGACAACAGGAGCTTGTGTTCTGTCTGGGGCGACTCAGGAATTCTTAGGCCCGGTTCTGGTTCGGAGAGGCTCGAGAGACTGATTGTTGAGTTATTGTCAAATGATTGGTTCAGATTGCACCAATGCATATCTGAGTGA
- the LOC106336978 gene encoding uncharacterized protein LOC106336978, with protein sequence MRDGVWRFRSCRDPHIRDVVLSVSGLPLSLSAVSDGVLWKYGEDNYKDVFIASEVWQQLRGRKEEVRWSKLIWFPQGVPRYAFITWLAIRDRLATGHRTRQCSAN encoded by the coding sequence ATGCGTGATGGTGTGTGGAGGTTTAGAAGCTGTCGTGATCCACACATTAGAGATGTAGTTCTGAGTGTCTCCGGCCTTCCGCTATCTCTATCAGCAGTGTCTGATGGTGTGTTGTGGAAGTATGGAGAAGATAACTATAAAGATGTGTTTATAGCGTCGGAGGTCTGGCAACAGCTACGTGGGCGAAAGGAGGAAGTAAGGTGGAGCAAGCTAATCTGGTTTCCCCAAGGAGTTCCTCGCTATGCATTTATAACCTGGTTGGCCATTAGAGACAGACTAGCTACAGGTCATCGTACTAGACAATGCTCGGCTAATTGA